Proteins co-encoded in one Vibrio fortis genomic window:
- a CDS encoding BFO_1060 family glycosyltransferase has product MKNIDVLNLEWSFSERDAHIVAPVLAYLEEQGLKCVSADIFNGLEYLCRYRPKILLISNFGGAIINDSICQLANKLGIKVVSLISEGNLRESSIEQMTWGNNKNKVAYFDLYLLWSERSRNLVNQYYPEINDRLRVTGHTGMDRYSIFPKYSKNLFLENEFPQRELSTKIVGLAGWGFELFCESERYNSNKDYVMDSYGTSQVEFFRQDFVKIKEFYRKVINNNPDTVFILRRHPGIDQEEFCEFNELLDCGNVYFSQPREDKYKLQDLISVSDVWGGYETTTNLEAWLMGKDTFLVNPSGSDFIRDALFKGSVVYEDRHSFELYINDGFSHPSVTKENQAIGFRKDIIKSVIGYSDGLNYQRAGEEILTLQKLVSHYPSYNNFDVLEGQALRLFKQKLLNIDFLAKFFNLRCRDNNHVKELKNDYIQALGLK; this is encoded by the coding sequence ATGAAAAATATCGATGTATTAAATTTAGAGTGGTCATTTAGCGAACGTGATGCACATATAGTCGCTCCTGTATTAGCATACTTAGAAGAGCAAGGTCTTAAGTGTGTAAGTGCAGATATATTTAATGGACTCGAGTATTTATGCCGGTATAGGCCAAAAATCTTATTAATATCTAATTTTGGTGGTGCTATTATCAATGATAGTATATGCCAACTTGCTAATAAACTAGGTATCAAGGTTGTTTCTTTAATTTCTGAAGGTAACCTTAGAGAGTCATCAATAGAACAGATGACGTGGGGTAATAATAAAAACAAGGTTGCATATTTCGACCTATACTTGTTATGGAGTGAGCGAAGCCGAAATCTAGTCAACCAATATTATCCAGAAATTAATGATCGTTTACGAGTTACTGGACATACGGGAATGGACAGATACTCGATTTTCCCCAAATATAGTAAGAATTTGTTTTTGGAAAATGAGTTTCCCCAACGAGAACTATCGACTAAAATTGTTGGTTTAGCTGGTTGGGGGTTTGAACTATTCTGTGAAAGTGAAAGATATAATAGTAACAAAGATTATGTGATGGATTCATATGGCACTAGTCAAGTTGAATTTTTCCGTCAGGATTTTGTTAAAATTAAAGAGTTTTATCGAAAGGTTATTAATAATAATCCAGACACTGTATTTATTCTAAGAAGGCATCCTGGGATCGATCAGGAAGAATTTTGTGAGTTCAATGAATTACTTGATTGTGGCAACGTGTATTTTTCTCAGCCTAGGGAAGATAAATACAAGTTACAAGATCTAATATCTGTAAGTGACGTGTGGGGTGGTTACGAAACAACTACCAACCTTGAAGCTTGGCTTATGGGGAAGGATACATTTTTGGTTAACCCTTCAGGATCAGATTTTATTAGAGACGCTCTATTTAAAGGAAGTGTTGTTTATGAAGATAGACACTCATTCGAATTATATATAAATGATGGTTTTTCACACCCTTCAGTTACTAAAGAGAATCAAGCTATTGGTTTTAGAAAGGATATTATAAAGAGTGTCATTGGATATAGTGACGGATTAAATTATCAAAGGGCTGGAGAAGAAATACTAACTTTGCAAAAGTTAGTTAGTCATTATCCATCCTATAATAATTTCGATGTTCTTGAAGGACAAGCACTAAGGTTGTTTAAACAAAAATTGCTTAATATTGATTTCTTAGCGAAGTTTTTCAATTTAAGATGTCGAGATAATAACCACGTTAAAGAGCTGAAAAATGATTATATTCAGGCTCTAGGGTTAAAATAG
- a CDS encoding oligosaccharide flippase family protein, with protein MFSKIAKHSSRYFSSSLISAAAAFLMTKYYTVTFTPADFGIMTMYLVMFEYVVTFSTLSSEGSVSRKVFDYDEEERHRYLSTILWFYIVLITLSLIVGVLLSDIISEWISPGSLDVYYIVLFSGFSAALVKLYYFILSTSQKSKPILKGSLINTGTMHPVAIILISIFKLDYVGRFIGLLLGSLFQLFYFIAKSGQEKVFNLQFYFDYRYLKETLILATPTIFSAVLGLLFIYLDRVFLKHYLGDTSVGLYGLALIIGKLLSLVIESLSTALFPVTIKGLNDNYDNGIKEVQNFSIRYYIALLFCSVVLALSSPLLVKLISSEEYSGTADVSPLVLLGIAMAGFYKIPSMLLSYHKIVWFYPILTIVSFGVNAYLNYMLIPSFGVVGAGISSLIGYFIYSFTLQLFCFKYYTFDYKKIVLFIYFLSISISSIFVFYLV; from the coding sequence ATGTTTAGTAAGATCGCAAAGCACTCATCGAGATACTTCTCTTCGTCGTTAATCAGTGCAGCAGCAGCATTTCTAATGACGAAATATTATACTGTTACGTTTACACCAGCTGATTTTGGAATAATGACGATGTACTTGGTAATGTTCGAGTATGTTGTTACATTTAGTACTTTATCTTCAGAAGGAAGTGTTTCTAGAAAAGTCTTTGACTATGATGAGGAAGAAAGGCATAGATACTTAAGTACAATTTTATGGTTTTACATTGTCTTAATTACGCTTTCTTTAATTGTAGGTGTTTTGTTATCTGATATTATTTCTGAGTGGATATCACCTGGCAGTTTAGATGTTTATTATATAGTCCTGTTTTCTGGTTTTTCCGCAGCTCTGGTCAAATTGTACTATTTTATATTATCTACTAGCCAAAAGTCTAAACCCATTTTAAAAGGAAGTTTGATAAATACTGGAACAATGCATCCAGTTGCCATAATATTAATATCAATATTTAAACTTGATTATGTGGGAAGGTTTATAGGTCTTTTACTAGGTTCTCTGTTCCAATTATTTTATTTTATTGCTAAGTCAGGGCAAGAAAAAGTTTTCAATCTGCAATTTTATTTTGACTATCGATATTTAAAGGAAACGCTAATCCTAGCCACTCCTACAATATTTTCTGCTGTACTTGGCTTATTGTTTATCTATTTGGACAGAGTTTTCTTAAAACATTATCTTGGTGATACATCGGTTGGTTTATATGGTTTAGCTTTGATTATTGGTAAGTTGCTAAGTCTTGTCATTGAATCACTGTCGACGGCTTTATTTCCAGTAACAATTAAGGGACTTAATGACAATTATGATAATGGAATAAAAGAAGTACAAAATTTTTCTATTAGATATTATATAGCCCTGTTATTTTGTTCTGTTGTTTTAGCTCTTAGTTCACCTTTATTAGTGAAGCTTATATCTAGTGAGGAATATTCAGGTACAGCAGATGTTAGTCCACTAGTTTTACTTGGGATAGCGATGGCTGGTTTCTACAAAATTCCATCTATGCTTCTAAGCTATCATAAGATTGTATGGTTTTACCCTATTCTTACAATCGTATCTTTTGGTGTTAATGCATATCTGAACTATATGCTAATCCCGAGTTTTGGGGTTGTTGGAGCTGGTATATCATCATTAATAGGATATTTTATATATTCATTTACGCTGCAGTTGTTTTGCTTTAAATACTACACATTTGATTATAAAAAGATTGTTTTATTTATATACTTCTTATCAATTTCAATCTCGTCAATTTTTGTTTTTTATTTGGTGTAA
- a CDS encoding DegT/DnrJ/EryC1/StrS family aminotransferase, translated as MEINIYKPKRFLDIKNPEELENLLFNSSYEWQYASNGKSCIYHILKSLNVKHILLPVYSCDSILKTVNSLGINSSFYDVKLDDLNPCVVSIAKKLNENTDIDAILAVSLYGNPANFSGILKILNSLERQGRKVNLIDDAAQAYGAVCSNGYIGTLGDAGFFSFSPGKPTSGPFGAYFWTSNPSYSFVKTRHRIYRRLKWYTFKKNRYYVDEASPKLVDKILTRVTELLPRAFFDIKFDLPEDFELMIHRQVLTANLDKNKRGDKLSELEAIISKSNSIYTIKREDGANSYKLVLIVDQIRTKDRLCYHLDNSNIYYSNGYCPQDVNLSDCPNMKSLFGRIIEMPIDDDTDKHQYMKLFFKNWIKSHDS; from the coding sequence ATGGAAATAAATATATATAAACCCAAGCGATTTTTGGACATTAAGAATCCAGAAGAGTTAGAAAATCTACTTTTCAATTCTTCTTACGAATGGCAATATGCTTCAAATGGAAAATCGTGTATTTACCATATACTGAAGTCACTTAATGTTAAGCATATACTTCTCCCTGTTTATTCTTGTGATAGTATTCTTAAGACTGTTAACTCCTTGGGAATTAATTCTTCATTCTATGATGTTAAATTAGACGATTTAAACCCTTGTGTAGTATCTATTGCTAAAAAATTAAATGAAAATACTGATATAGATGCTATTTTAGCCGTTAGCTTATATGGTAACCCGGCCAACTTTTCAGGGATACTTAAGATCTTGAACAGTTTAGAAAGACAAGGTCGAAAAGTTAACTTGATCGATGATGCAGCACAAGCCTATGGAGCAGTATGTTCAAACGGCTATATTGGTACATTAGGGGATGCAGGATTCTTTTCATTCTCTCCAGGTAAACCAACATCTGGACCTTTTGGAGCGTACTTTTGGACGTCGAACCCCAGTTATAGCTTTGTTAAAACTCGACATCGCATTTATAGAAGACTGAAATGGTATACCTTTAAAAAAAATCGTTATTATGTAGATGAAGCTTCACCTAAGTTAGTTGATAAAATATTAACAAGAGTAACTGAGTTACTACCTAGAGCCTTTTTTGATATTAAGTTTGACCTCCCTGAGGATTTTGAACTAATGATTCATAGACAAGTTCTTACAGCGAACCTTGATAAGAATAAAAGAGGAGATAAACTATCTGAGCTGGAAGCTATAATCTCAAAATCTAATAGTATCTACACAATAAAAAGAGAGGATGGTGCTAATTCTTATAAACTTGTGTTGATAGTAGATCAAATTAGAACAAAAGATCGTTTATGTTATCATTTAGATAATAGTAACATCTACTATAGTAATGGCTATTGCCCTCAAGATGTTAATTTGTCAGATTGTCCTAACATGAAATCATTGTTCGGTAGAATAATTGAAATGCCAATAGACGACGATACTGATAAGCATCAGTATATGAAATTGTTTTTCAAAAATTGGATAAAATCACATGACAGTTAA
- a CDS encoding glycosyltransferase family protein, with protein sequence MTVNKKIYFFTRSYIPEFQGGGAIVRDQTVQLLRDNGYDVKIVLFTFNEDMWIDSPDVIPIPIERKWMRFCTALEHLGVLDDYLSPWVKNSALKLSKIINSNDLLFATSGGELGCIQLAVKLKEMTGAKLLVNLHDPIDYTSVMGMTIPGRLHVNRNKVTIQYLSKSDAIVTSSKYYADDLKAKLNNNIVIRNWYFGFFGQPVSFTKKNKSGDNFNLVYAGNMNNIQRPQIIIEALIDSDIFNKINFHFFGSGINSLIIKSYSDKYENVYFHGQKSQCEIHDFYLKYADAGFIPLIGDYFKPFVPSKLYDYIKFGLPSLGFLPDGDARNIINDNLLGCAVGEFNEISQVLETWINDMSSYYEIKNSIEDRKLSWSIYNTSTSLLETIKEIQS encoded by the coding sequence ATGACAGTTAATAAGAAAATATATTTTTTCACACGTAGTTATATACCAGAGTTTCAAGGTGGAGGAGCTATTGTTCGTGATCAAACAGTTCAACTCTTGAGGGATAATGGTTACGATGTGAAGATTGTTCTCTTCACATTTAATGAAGATATGTGGATAGACTCTCCTGACGTGATACCTATACCGATCGAGCGGAAATGGATGCGATTTTGTACTGCATTAGAGCACCTGGGCGTATTGGATGATTATTTATCACCTTGGGTTAAAAATTCGGCTCTTAAGTTGTCGAAAATAATAAATTCTAACGATTTATTATTTGCCACCTCAGGCGGAGAGTTAGGCTGCATTCAGCTTGCAGTTAAATTAAAGGAAATGACAGGTGCAAAGTTATTAGTCAATCTTCATGATCCAATAGATTATACATCCGTTATGGGAATGACTATTCCTGGTCGTTTACATGTTAATAGAAATAAAGTCACAATTCAGTATTTGTCAAAATCTGATGCAATAGTTACCTCATCAAAATACTATGCGGATGACTTGAAAGCTAAACTGAATAATAATATTGTTATAAGAAATTGGTACTTTGGCTTCTTTGGTCAACCAGTAAGCTTTACGAAAAAAAACAAATCAGGTGATAATTTTAATTTAGTTTATGCGGGAAATATGAATAATATACAGCGTCCGCAAATAATTATAGAAGCATTGATTGATAGCGATATATTTAATAAGATTAATTTTCACTTCTTTGGAAGTGGAATCAATAGTTTAATTATAAAGTCATACAGTGATAAATATGAAAATGTATATTTTCATGGTCAGAAATCACAATGTGAAATACATGATTTTTATTTGAAATACGCTGATGCAGGATTTATTCCTCTTATTGGTGATTACTTCAAACCTTTCGTTCCTTCAAAATTATATGACTATATAAAGTTTGGTCTACCAAGTCTAGGTTTTTTACCTGATGGAGATGCAAGAAATATAATTAATGATAATTTGTTAGGTTGTGCCGTTGGGGAATTTAACGAAATTTCACAGGTTCTTGAAACTTGGATAAATGACATGTCTTCATATTATGAAATTAAAAATAGTATTGAGGATCGTAAGTTAAGTTGGTCGATATATAATACATCTACATCACTGCTTGAAACAATTAAAGAAATTCAATCATGA
- a CDS encoding GNAT family N-acetyltransferase — MRKFNNHFFSKNEYLKNISKEYGQLTYKGVSVSYYIVRKGIFSKLVFTSPILSSFGNPIDIKGNEHTVHKIIEHARMLNVDYIAQPMAHVYFDMIPKGAIGVKWSSPIVSLSGTDDEILARMHKKHRNVIRKAEKTGISVNFNAQLEDVHSLIKETMDKQGRAAVSKSLLENLRRDCTEQVMFVSCHFGNEIQGVAVVPFDANSGYYLYGGSCDKTQPGALNYMHYRIMLELRAKGIENYDLMGYRLGGTSDEKIIGIQRFKMRFGAELSDGMTWKYVLNKKKYAFQSFIFKVQSFFKGKPFCGDVIDQGNSFNE; from the coding sequence ATGAGAAAATTCAACAATCACTTCTTTTCAAAAAATGAATACTTGAAAAATATTTCTAAAGAATATGGACAATTGACGTACAAAGGGGTTAGTGTTTCTTATTATATTGTAAGGAAAGGCATTTTCTCAAAATTGGTTTTTACCTCACCTATTCTTTCTTCTTTTGGTAATCCTATTGATATTAAAGGTAATGAGCATACTGTTCATAAAATAATTGAACATGCAAGAATGTTAAACGTCGATTATATTGCGCAGCCAATGGCTCATGTTTATTTTGATATGATTCCTAAAGGTGCTATTGGTGTGAAATGGAGTAGCCCAATTGTATCTCTTAGTGGAACAGATGATGAAATATTAGCAAGGATGCATAAAAAACATAGAAATGTGATTCGGAAGGCGGAAAAAACAGGCATATCAGTTAATTTCAACGCCCAGCTTGAAGACGTCCATTCATTGATTAAAGAAACAATGGATAAGCAAGGGCGTGCTGCTGTATCTAAGAGTTTATTGGAGAACCTGAGGCGTGACTGTACCGAGCAAGTTATGTTTGTTTCCTGTCATTTTGGTAATGAGATCCAAGGTGTGGCTGTAGTACCGTTTGATGCAAATAGTGGTTACTATCTTTACGGTGGAAGTTGTGATAAAACACAACCTGGTGCTTTAAACTATATGCATTATAGAATAATGCTAGAGCTTCGCGCTAAAGGGATAGAAAACTACGACCTTATGGGGTATAGACTTGGAGGTACGAGTGATGAAAAGATCATCGGAATCCAACGGTTTAAGATGAGATTTGGCGCCGAGTTAAGCGATGGTATGACTTGGAAGTATGTACTCAACAAAAAGAAATACGCATTCCAAAGTTTTATTTTTAAGGTCCAAAGTTTTTTTAAAGGAAAACCTTTTTGTGGTGATGTAATAGATCAAGGAAATTCATTCAATGAGTGA
- a CDS encoding polysaccharide deacetylase family protein: MSDYSVLTFDYELFLGSSTGSVKNSLIKPTDRIIDIFQKYNARGIFYVDAGYLLKLKEYNSPDLDLIKNQLRTLIDIGSSVELHIHPQWIDAELNEGVWTFTSFDKFRLHSLERSELTSYFIKCKDTLEELTGKKVRSFRAGGWCLQPFEHVVEAFEQAGIELDSSVTPGLEKNNLPHHFFDFRGVDNRGVYRFENDPCVEVLSGNYQEMPVTTHKLFGVTLLINAILLKFYDNQIFGDGRGLYQPDTLKNKFFRIFKTNIRTLSVEGLFPLLFNRVLKVELNKNRNPLCLVMHPKTLTELSLRNMEYICKITTTLNIEKILDKD, from the coding sequence ATGAGTGATTATAGTGTTTTGACATTTGACTACGAACTTTTCCTTGGAAGTTCGACCGGTTCCGTAAAAAACTCGCTCATTAAACCTACTGATAGAATTATTGACATTTTCCAGAAATATAACGCCAGAGGTATTTTTTATGTTGACGCAGGATACCTTCTAAAGCTTAAGGAATATAATAGTCCCGACCTAGATTTAATAAAGAATCAATTAAGAACACTAATTGATATTGGAAGTAGTGTTGAGCTGCACATTCATCCTCAGTGGATAGATGCTGAGCTTAATGAAGGTGTTTGGACATTTACTTCCTTTGACAAGTTTAGATTGCATAGCCTAGAAAGAAGCGAGTTAACGAGTTACTTTATTAAGTGTAAAGATACCTTAGAGGAGTTAACTGGGAAAAAAGTACGTTCTTTCCGAGCTGGAGGTTGGTGCTTACAACCTTTTGAACACGTAGTGGAAGCTTTTGAGCAGGCTGGCATTGAGCTAGATTCTTCAGTAACACCCGGTTTAGAAAAAAACAATTTACCTCATCACTTTTTTGATTTCAGGGGAGTTGATAATCGGGGAGTATACCGTTTTGAAAATGATCCATGCGTTGAGGTTTTATCCGGGAATTACCAAGAGATGCCTGTGACTACCCATAAACTTTTTGGTGTTACTTTGTTGATTAATGCTATATTGCTTAAGTTTTATGACAATCAGATATTCGGTGATGGGCGAGGGTTGTATCAACCTGATACGCTAAAAAATAAGTTTTTTAGAATATTTAAAACAAACATTCGAACACTATCTGTTGAAGGGTTATTTCCGTTACTTTTTAATAGAGTTCTTAAAGTTGAGCTTAATAAAAATAGGAATCCATTATGTCTAGTCATGCATCCTAAAACATTAACGGAGTTGTCTTTACGAAATATGGAATATATTTGTAAAATTACAACTACGCTCAACATCGAGAAAATTTTAGATAAAGATTAA
- a CDS encoding glycosyltransferase family 4 protein, with translation MKICHLSTVHQPNDVRIFKKECISLSNAGHDISFVVPHEKSEVQQSIEIISIPSSMSKASRLLVQPFRLLMKALSVKPDVFHFHDFELWPIGLILRVLGYKVIADVHEDVPAQLRQREWIPKLIKPSLSFISSLIENNFSRFMTGVIVADTTLAKRFSKYNRNVVTICNYPILYPLPEAKSNNGTFRVLSVGGVFNERCADLVIGASRHLSDVSFLIGGGVGGQYSDLSWQSENCHYLGKLSFEEVQQEYSQADVIVVMFSDAPNHQDIKSNRFFESMYAKKPVLVSALPQWKEFIRKYQCGVAVSLDSSMDLANAITHLKENPSLCEEMSENGQKAVLKAYSWTSEEAKLIKFYRELQ, from the coding sequence ATGAAAATTTGCCATCTATCAACCGTACACCAACCAAATGATGTTCGCATATTTAAAAAGGAGTGTATAAGCTTATCAAACGCTGGGCATGATATATCATTTGTTGTTCCCCACGAAAAAAGTGAAGTTCAACAAAGTATAGAAATTATTTCAATCCCTAGCAGTATGTCTAAGGCTTCCCGATTATTGGTTCAACCTTTTAGGTTGTTGATGAAAGCACTGTCGGTAAAACCTGATGTTTTTCATTTCCATGACTTTGAACTATGGCCTATTGGATTGATTTTACGAGTTCTTGGCTACAAAGTGATTGCGGACGTTCATGAAGATGTACCAGCACAATTACGACAAAGAGAATGGATCCCTAAGCTTATAAAACCCAGTCTTTCTTTCATATCATCACTTATTGAAAATAACTTTAGCCGATTTATGACAGGTGTGATAGTCGCTGATACTACTCTTGCAAAGCGATTTTCCAAATATAATCGTAATGTAGTAACTATATGTAATTACCCTATTTTGTATCCTCTACCAGAAGCAAAAAGTAATAATGGCACGTTCAGAGTTCTAAGTGTAGGTGGGGTGTTTAATGAGAGGTGTGCTGACCTAGTTATTGGTGCTTCTCGACACTTGAGTGATGTGTCATTCTTAATTGGCGGAGGTGTCGGTGGTCAGTATAGCGACTTAAGCTGGCAGAGCGAAAACTGTCACTACTTAGGTAAGCTAAGCTTTGAGGAGGTTCAACAAGAATATAGTCAAGCGGATGTGATTGTAGTGATGTTTAGTGATGCTCCAAATCATCAAGATATCAAGTCAAATCGATTTTTTGAATCAATGTACGCTAAAAAGCCGGTTTTGGTTTCAGCTTTACCGCAATGGAAGGAGTTTATTCGAAAGTATCAATGTGGAGTTGCGGTTAGTTTAGACAGCTCAATGGATTTAGCAAATGCAATTACTCATTTGAAAGAGAACCCTTCTTTATGCGAAGAAATGAGTGAAAATGGCCAGAAAGCTGTTCTCAAAGCTTATAGTTGGACTTCGGAAGAAGCCAAACTCATTAAGTTTTATAGGGAACTGCAGTAG
- a CDS encoding glycosyltransferase family 4 protein → MNILLINHYAGSPKMGMEFRPYYMSKSVAKLNHKMYVLGADQSHLRKLQPKVGYETFDDVEYLWLASKSYDGNGLGRVINIFSFLRQAVKQANSILEWSKPDVIVASSTYPLDNYLAHYLAKKCGARVVYEVHDLWPLSPMEIGNISKWHPFMMLLQCAENYGYRNADKVISMLPNTLEHMKSHGLDESKYHYVPNGIYLEGSDCERVTLPNEHRTLLKDLQTQEKLIVGYAGGHAKSNALHKLIAAAKRLPNLNFVLVGNGSEKQTLIAMAKDLDNVHFLPSIDKSSVPLFLEQCNILTLVWNDSPLYRFGVSPNKVFDYMLAKKPIVQALDTTYEPVSKANAGLTVASDDTTTLVEAFNAMVEMPEENRALLGLNGYKYVVDNHCYSKLAKEFIEACEK, encoded by the coding sequence ATGAACATATTACTAATAAACCACTATGCTGGTAGCCCAAAGATGGGAATGGAGTTTCGCCCTTACTATATGTCAAAAAGTGTGGCTAAACTCAATCACAAAATGTATGTACTTGGTGCTGATCAGTCTCATTTAAGGAAGTTACAGCCAAAGGTTGGCTATGAAACTTTTGATGACGTCGAATATCTGTGGCTTGCTTCCAAAAGTTATGATGGGAACGGTCTAGGTCGAGTAATTAATATATTTTCATTTCTTCGACAGGCGGTAAAGCAAGCTAATTCAATCCTCGAATGGTCTAAACCCGATGTTATCGTTGCCTCTTCAACTTATCCTCTAGATAACTATTTGGCACATTACCTCGCAAAAAAGTGTGGGGCTAGGGTCGTTTACGAAGTGCATGATCTTTGGCCACTCTCACCAATGGAGATTGGCAACATTTCGAAATGGCACCCGTTTATGATGCTGTTACAGTGCGCCGAAAACTATGGCTATAGAAATGCTGATAAAGTAATTTCGATGTTGCCTAACACTCTTGAACATATGAAATCCCATGGGCTAGATGAATCAAAATATCACTATGTTCCAAATGGCATTTATCTAGAAGGTTCTGATTGTGAACGTGTTACTTTACCGAATGAGCATCGCACTCTGTTAAAAGATCTACAAACTCAAGAAAAGTTAATTGTGGGCTATGCCGGTGGGCATGCCAAATCAAACGCATTACACAAGCTAATAGCGGCAGCTAAAAGGCTGCCTAATTTGAACTTTGTATTGGTAGGTAATGGTTCTGAAAAACAAACGTTGATCGCTATGGCCAAAGATCTAGATAACGTCCATTTTTTACCTTCGATCGATAAGTCCTCTGTTCCTTTGTTTCTAGAGCAGTGCAATATTTTGACTTTGGTTTGGAATGATTCACCGCTTTATCGCTTTGGTGTTAGTCCGAATAAAGTCTTTGATTATATGCTTGCAAAAAAGCCTATAGTTCAAGCTTTAGACACCACCTATGAGCCAGTTAGTAAAGCGAACGCTGGCTTAACAGTGGCAAGTGATGACACCACTACATTAGTCGAGGCATTTAATGCAATGGTGGAAATGCCGGAAGAAAATCGTGCTCTTTTAGGGTTAAATGGCTATAAATACGTGGTGGATAACCATTGTTATAGTAAACTTGCGAAAGAATTTATTGAAGCGTGTGAAAAGTAA
- a CDS encoding DegT/DnrJ/EryC1/StrS family aminotransferase — translation MTFIPYSRPVLEEEEIQEVVETLRSGWLTTGPKVAQFEKDFSTFVGSEYALAVNSATAGLHLALEALGVGYGDKVITTVHTFTATAEVIRYLGAEPVFVDIEPDSYNISPSLVEKALLEHTDVKVIIPVHYAGQSANMTELMSLAKRFDVKVLEDAAHALPCTHKGQLIGTIADVTVFSFYANKTITTGEGGMVTTNDEALAKRIKTMRLHGINRDVFDRFTSNKPNWHYEIVAPGYKYNMMDMCGALGIHQLKKAKRFQQARASIAERYNAAFVDLPIITPYQVEDSDLHSWHIYSIQLELDKLSISRNEFIEKMSEYGVGTSVHYIPLHRMPYWKEAYGLKDENFPISSKVSDQHLSLPNFASMSVEEVERVIDVVTRLVVETQIHV, via the coding sequence ATGACATTTATCCCTTATTCTCGCCCTGTACTTGAAGAAGAAGAAATTCAAGAGGTCGTAGAGACTCTCCGCTCTGGTTGGTTAACCACAGGCCCCAAAGTTGCTCAATTTGAGAAAGATTTTAGTACATTTGTTGGAAGCGAGTATGCATTGGCTGTTAACTCGGCGACAGCGGGTCTGCACCTCGCATTAGAAGCGCTAGGGGTTGGATACGGAGATAAGGTCATTACCACGGTTCATACATTTACCGCGACTGCCGAAGTGATCCGTTACTTGGGTGCAGAGCCTGTCTTTGTCGATATCGAGCCTGATAGCTACAACATTTCACCTTCTTTAGTAGAAAAGGCATTACTTGAACATACTGACGTTAAAGTAATTATACCAGTCCATTATGCAGGTCAATCTGCGAATATGACAGAATTAATGTCCCTAGCGAAAAGATTTGACGTTAAAGTTTTAGAAGACGCAGCACACGCTCTACCTTGTACTCATAAAGGACAATTAATTGGGACAATTGCAGATGTAACAGTATTTAGCTTTTATGCGAATAAAACAATTACCACTGGCGAAGGTGGAATGGTCACGACCAATGACGAAGCGCTTGCTAAACGTATTAAAACGATGAGACTACATGGGATCAACCGTGATGTTTTTGACCGTTTTACGAGTAATAAGCCTAATTGGCATTATGAAATTGTCGCACCTGGGTATAAATATAACATGATGGATATGTGTGGTGCTCTAGGAATCCATCAGCTTAAAAAAGCAAAACGTTTCCAACAAGCTAGAGCTTCGATTGCTGAGCGCTATAATGCTGCTTTTGTGGATTTACCTATTATTACCCCTTATCAAGTCGAAGATTCTGATCTTCACTCTTGGCATATCTACTCGATTCAACTTGAGTTGGACAAGCTCTCAATTTCTCGCAATGAATTTATTGAAAAGATGAGTGAGTATGGAGTTGGCACTTCAGTTCATTATATCCCTTTACACCGCATGCCTTATTGGAAGGAAGCTTATGGGTTGAAGGATGAAAACTTTCCCATTTCTTCAAAAGTATCAGACCAACATTTAAGTTTACCTAACTTTGCCTCGATGTCTGTCGAGGAAGTTGAACGTGTCATTGATGTGGTTACTCGACTTGTTGTGGAGACTCAAATTCATGTTTAA